One window of the Pseudomonas sp. S04 genome contains the following:
- a CDS encoding high-affinity branched-chain amino acid ABC transporter permease LivM → MNQDSNASAASLHTTTTSISVAKGKSLRADALGKNLKSAFVASVITIILTTPVLGLQLKMVSYKVVLEQHWMPVWLAATAVFVFQLLRPIWLVNRSAIKLPSVPDLNAHRQKAIIQALLVLGLIFPFFASRGAVDVGTIALIYIILGLGLNIVVGYAGLLDLGYVGFYAVGGYTYALLNQHFGLSFWQCLPAAALVASIFGFVLGFPVLRLRGDYLAIVTLGFGEIIRLLLNNATNVTGGPDGISGIPKPTFFGIEFARKASVEGTKTFHQILGVDYSGSHMVVFLYLVALALVTFTLFVTSRLIRMPVGRAWEALREDETACRSLALNPTKIKLSAFTLGAAIAGLGGAFFAARQGLVNPESFTFIESALILAVVVLGGMGSQLGVVLAAILLTVLPEVARGFDEYRMLIFGLVMVLMMIWRPQGLLPASRPHVELPK, encoded by the coding sequence ATGAATCAAGACTCTAATGCCAGCGCAGCTTCGTTACATACCACGACTACGAGTATATCAGTAGCAAAAGGTAAGTCCTTACGAGCGGATGCTCTAGGGAAAAACCTCAAATCTGCATTTGTCGCTTCTGTCATAACAATTATTTTGACAACGCCTGTTTTGGGTCTACAGCTCAAAATGGTTAGCTATAAGGTTGTTTTAGAACAGCATTGGATGCCTGTGTGGTTGGCGGCAACCGCTGTGTTTGTTTTCCAATTACTCCGGCCCATATGGCTGGTAAATCGCTCAGCCATAAAACTTCCATCAGTTCCAGATCTGAATGCGCATCGTCAGAAAGCTATTATTCAAGCGTTATTGGTATTAGGTTTAATTTTTCCGTTCTTTGCCTCAAGGGGAGCGGTGGATGTTGGCACAATTGCGCTGATCTATATCATTCTCGGACTGGGTCTAAATATCGTTGTAGGTTATGCAGGACTTTTAGACTTAGGATATGTTGGATTTTATGCTGTCGGAGGCTACACATATGCTCTACTCAATCAGCATTTCGGTCTTTCATTCTGGCAGTGCTTGCCTGCAGCGGCCCTCGTGGCATCAATTTTCGGATTCGTATTGGGGTTTCCTGTATTACGGTTACGCGGCGACTATCTTGCGATTGTGACACTCGGGTTTGGTGAAATTATTCGTTTGTTATTGAACAATGCTACGAACGTTACCGGTGGCCCGGATGGTATCTCTGGAATCCCAAAACCGACATTCTTCGGTATTGAGTTCGCTAGAAAGGCCAGTGTGGAGGGAACTAAAACATTTCACCAAATTCTAGGGGTTGACTATTCTGGGAGTCATATGGTGGTGTTCCTTTACCTGGTAGCTCTTGCTTTAGTTACCTTTACCTTATTTGTTACCAGTCGCCTGATTCGTATGCCGGTTGGCCGTGCTTGGGAAGCCTTGCGAGAGGATGAAACCGCTTGTCGTTCGTTGGCTTTGAACCCAACAAAAATTAAGCTTTCCGCATTTACTTTAGGTGCAGCAATCGCCGGGCTTGGGGGCGCATTCTTTGCTGCTCGTCAGGGATTGGTAAACCCGGAGTCTTTCACCTTTATTGAGTCGGCGTTAATTCTTGCAGTAGTCGTACTCGGTGGCATGGGATCACAACTCGGTGTTGTACTGGCCGCTATATTGCTGACGGTTTTGCCCGAGGTGGCACGTGGCTTCGATGAGTACCGGATGTTAATCTTTGGTCTTGTCATGGTGCTTATGATGATATGGCGCCCACAAGGACTTTTACCTGCTAGCCGTCCACATGTGGAGTTGCCGAAATGA
- a CDS encoding ABC transporter ATP-binding protein yields the protein MLRLDSVHTHYGAVEALADVSIEVNKGEIVTLIGSNGAGKSTLMMTVCGSPGASSGNVIFEGQDITNTPTHEIMRNGMAVSPEGRRVFPTLTVYENLKMGGFFSSRKDAQKGVEHVYTLFPRLQERSTQRAGTMSGGEQQMLAIGRALMSRPRLLLLDEPTLGLAPLVIKQIFEIVKAIRDSGVTVFLVEQNANKALQIADRGYVLENGRVVLADTGRNLLKNESIKSSYLGG from the coding sequence ATGCTTAGGTTAGATAGCGTGCATACACATTATGGTGCTGTTGAGGCGCTCGCGGATGTTTCCATTGAAGTTAATAAAGGCGAGATAGTCACGTTGATCGGCTCAAATGGTGCCGGTAAATCAACATTGATGATGACGGTTTGCGGGTCTCCTGGCGCTTCTAGCGGCAATGTAATTTTTGAAGGGCAAGATATTACCAATACTCCAACGCACGAGATAATGAGAAACGGGATGGCCGTTTCTCCTGAAGGTCGCCGGGTCTTTCCTACACTCACAGTGTACGAGAACTTAAAGATGGGTGGGTTCTTCTCTAGTCGTAAAGACGCGCAGAAGGGTGTAGAGCACGTTTATACACTTTTTCCCCGCTTGCAAGAGCGATCTACACAACGTGCAGGGACGATGTCTGGAGGTGAGCAGCAAATGTTAGCAATTGGTCGTGCTTTAATGAGTCGTCCTAGATTGCTATTACTGGATGAGCCTACGCTTGGTTTAGCTCCCTTAGTGATCAAACAAATATTTGAAATTGTCAAAGCTATTCGAGATTCAGGTGTCACGGTATTCCTAGTAGAGCAAAACGCCAACAAGGCATTGCAAATCGCCGACAGGGGATATGTTCTTGAAAATGGTCGAGTTGTATTAGCAGATACAGGGCGAAACTTGTTGAAAAACGAGAGCATAAAAAGCTCGTACCTAGGCGGGTAG
- a CDS encoding branched-chain amino acid ABC transporter substrate-binding protein codes for MRKINVVSMMIASALCSAVGAAHAETIRIAIAGPMSGPVAQYGDMVAAGALTAIEQINAAGGVSGKTFEAVMMDDACEPKQAVAIANKIVSQNIKYVIGHVCSGSAIPASDIYENEGVLMIAPSATAPQLTQGKSRSLIFRTIGRDDQQGPAAGKYIIERAKPKLVAILHDKQSYGQGIATSVKQTIEKAKVSVAMFEGINVGDSDYSSVITKLKVLGVDFVYFGGYHPEMGLLLRQAREQGLKAVFMGPEGVGNQDVAAIAGAASEGMLVTLPADFSADPANASLNKAFTDNKRDPGGPFQLSAYTAVKVIGDSISATKSSDPNTVAQYMHSNHFATPIGNIAFDAQGDLEAFKFVVYVWHKDATKTVAE; via the coding sequence ATGAGAAAAATTAACGTTGTATCGATGATGATTGCCTCTGCTTTGTGTTCGGCAGTTGGGGCGGCACACGCTGAAACGATCAGAATTGCAATCGCTGGGCCCATGAGTGGGCCTGTTGCGCAATATGGAGATATGGTGGCCGCCGGTGCATTGACGGCCATTGAGCAAATAAACGCAGCGGGGGGTGTGAGCGGTAAAACATTTGAAGCTGTAATGATGGATGACGCTTGTGAGCCTAAACAAGCGGTGGCAATTGCTAACAAAATTGTAAGCCAGAATATAAAATACGTTATCGGTCACGTTTGTTCTGGCTCTGCAATTCCTGCGTCAGATATTTATGAAAATGAAGGTGTGCTGATGATAGCGCCCTCTGCAACAGCTCCACAGTTGACTCAAGGGAAAAGCCGCTCTTTGATTTTTCGAACTATTGGTCGAGACGATCAACAAGGCCCTGCAGCCGGCAAATACATAATCGAACGCGCCAAGCCTAAGCTGGTTGCTATTTTGCATGATAAGCAATCATATGGCCAAGGTATTGCTACTTCGGTCAAGCAGACAATTGAAAAAGCTAAAGTTTCTGTGGCAATGTTTGAAGGTATCAATGTAGGTGATTCTGACTATTCCTCCGTGATCACTAAACTCAAAGTCCTTGGCGTTGACTTTGTGTATTTTGGAGGTTACCACCCAGAAATGGGACTGCTTCTACGTCAGGCACGTGAACAAGGGTTGAAAGCTGTGTTCATGGGGCCAGAGGGCGTAGGCAACCAGGATGTCGCTGCTATTGCAGGAGCCGCTTCAGAAGGAATGCTAGTCACATTGCCTGCTGATTTCTCGGCCGACCCAGCCAACGCATCACTCAACAAAGCATTCACAGACAACAAGCGAGATCCAGGTGGCCCGTTTCAACTGTCCGCATACACCGCTGTCAAGGTAATTGGCGACTCTATTAGTGCCACTAAGAGTTCGGATCCAAATACAGTAGCACAGTACATGCACAGTAATCATTTTGCGACCCCAATTGGGAACATTGCATTTGATGCGCAGGGTGATCTCGAAGCATTCAAGTTTGTTGTATATGTTTGGCACAAAGATGCCACAAAAACAGTAGCCGAATAG
- a CDS encoding dihydrolipoyllysine-residue acetyltransferase, with the protein MSTMRDILVPDIGEFKEISIIEVLVAPGDLVEVGQTIIVVETDKATMDIPVPHDGKIKDIKIVVGDKISEGSLIATLEQIEASACQPPSTLGETPEANTKPPQLAVSTAISTPVHAPVQIIAPLPELASTKIIEKVVSGAVLPFASPSVRKLARELGVPLNEINGTGPKARITKDDLHAFVGQVMVGVRKTDAQKMSQAAQPFMAGVLPWPDIDFTKFGEVKRVDLSRLKKISGANLYRNWLSIPHVTNHDDADVTDLEDFRRNINEGNVKHGVKVTMIALVMKVCVAALKKFPEFNSSLDRDQLILKNYFHIGFAADTPNGLVVPVIRDVDKKGVVTLAREMSELSAKARAGKLEPSDMSGGCFTVSSLGGIGGTYFTPIINAPEVAILGIGRSNNRVFLENGQVVQRLILPLSLSWDHRVIDGAAAGRFNAFLVEHLADMRRLIM; encoded by the coding sequence ATGAGTACGATGCGTGATATTTTAGTTCCTGATATTGGTGAGTTTAAAGAAATCAGTATTATCGAAGTGCTTGTTGCGCCTGGTGATTTGGTTGAGGTAGGGCAAACTATCATTGTTGTTGAAACCGATAAGGCAACAATGGATATTCCCGTTCCACACGACGGTAAGATAAAAGATATTAAAATCGTCGTTGGGGACAAAATCAGTGAAGGATCTTTGATTGCAACCCTGGAACAAATCGAGGCGTCTGCATGTCAGCCGCCCTCAACGTTAGGTGAAACACCTGAGGCTAATACAAAACCGCCCCAGCTTGCTGTTTCTACCGCAATATCTACTCCGGTTCACGCTCCTGTACAGATAATAGCTCCCTTACCGGAGCTTGCTAGCACGAAAATTATTGAGAAAGTGGTCTCAGGCGCAGTGTTGCCGTTTGCTTCACCATCAGTTCGTAAGTTAGCCCGGGAACTTGGGGTGCCACTGAATGAAATCAATGGTACTGGGCCGAAAGCACGTATTACTAAGGATGATCTACATGCTTTCGTTGGGCAAGTGATGGTCGGTGTACGAAAAACCGACGCGCAAAAGATGAGTCAGGCAGCTCAACCGTTCATGGCGGGAGTATTACCTTGGCCAGATATTGACTTTACAAAATTTGGTGAAGTGAAACGAGTAGATCTCTCTCGACTCAAAAAAATTAGCGGTGCGAATCTTTACCGTAATTGGTTAAGCATTCCACATGTGACAAATCATGATGATGCAGATGTAACGGATTTGGAGGATTTTCGTCGTAACATTAACGAGGGTAATGTGAAACACGGCGTTAAAGTAACGATGATTGCTTTAGTGATGAAGGTCTGCGTGGCTGCACTCAAAAAGTTCCCAGAGTTTAACTCAAGCCTGGATCGGGATCAGCTTATATTAAAAAATTATTTTCATATCGGTTTCGCTGCTGATACACCCAATGGGCTAGTAGTTCCGGTAATTCGAGATGTTGATAAAAAAGGCGTAGTAACTTTAGCTCGCGAGATGTCTGAGTTGTCAGCTAAAGCTCGCGCAGGAAAACTTGAACCATCCGATATGAGCGGTGGGTGTTTTACTGTTTCTTCCCTAGGTGGGATTGGTGGCACGTATTTTACCCCGATAATCAATGCTCCAGAGGTCGCGATTTTGGGCATTGGTCGAAGCAATAATCGTGTTTTTTTAGAGAATGGACAAGTAGTCCAAAGGTTGATTTTGCCACTTAGTTTGAGTTGGGACCACCGAGTTATTGATGGCGCCGCTGCTGGCCGGTTTAACGCCTTTCTTGTCGAGCATCTAGCTGATATGCGTCGATTGATAATGTGA
- the mdeB gene encoding alpha-ketoglutarate dehydrogenase, giving the protein MNDSQHGILESLEFSANQNDAQESEEWREALLSLIENSGPERAREIIDELVSLVRDPSIGWKPTLGTPYINTIPVTKQPAFPGDLAIEERLSSIIRWNALAMVVRANQAYGELGGHIASYASAADLFEVGFNHFFRARNDASGGDLVFYQPHSAPGVYARAFLEGRLGEENLLHYRQEITASSQGVQGLSSYPHPWLMPDFWQFPTGSMGIGPISSIFQARFIRYLHNRDLLDTSGRKVWGVFGDGEMDEPESMSALTLAAREGLDNLIWVVNCNLQRLDGPVRGNGRIIDELEALFVGAGWNVIKLVWGSDWDGLFARDTDGSLVRALSETVDGQFQTFAAKDGRYNRDHFFGQNEALAKLAQGLTDEQIDRLKRGGHDMVKIYAAYHAASVHKGQPTVILAQTKKGYGMGEAGQGKMTTHQQKKLDREALIGFRNRFNLPLTDEQVETLSFYKPADDSREIRYLLERRQSLGGYTPSRQTDVPVVAVPGLDVYGSFATKAEGKEMSTTMAFVRMLSGLLKDPVLGRRVVPIVADEARTFGMANLFKQIGIYSSVGQHYEPEDIGSILSYREALDGQILEEGISEASAISSWVAAATSYATHGLPMLPFYIYYSMFGFQRVGDLIWAAADQRARGFLLGATAGRTTLGGEGLQHQDGNSHLMAALVPNCRAYDPAFAGEFAVILDHGMRQMLEKQVDEFYYVTLMNENYAQPNLPNDVEKDIIKGMYLFSEHKCGAESNQVRLLGSGTILREVMAAAELLNADWQVSSEVWSVTSFTELARNARGVERWNRHHPENEQKTSHVSTCLPKGSPIIAATDYVRALPQLIGTYVEDHYVVLGTDGFGRSDTRTALRKFFEVDRHQIVLSALSALVREGKLSADVCSRAIEKYDIIFDEKAPWEC; this is encoded by the coding sequence ATGAATGATTCCCAGCACGGTATTCTTGAAAGTTTAGAGTTTTCCGCCAACCAAAATGACGCGCAGGAGTCTGAAGAGTGGCGCGAAGCACTACTTTCATTGATTGAAAATAGCGGCCCTGAAAGAGCTCGCGAAATCATTGATGAACTGGTCAGCCTAGTGCGTGATCCCAGCATCGGCTGGAAACCCACGTTGGGTACGCCCTACATCAACACCATTCCAGTGACAAAGCAGCCTGCATTCCCAGGCGATTTGGCAATCGAGGAACGCCTGTCATCGATTATTCGGTGGAATGCTCTAGCCATGGTCGTACGTGCTAACCAAGCATATGGTGAACTGGGTGGTCATATTGCCAGTTACGCGAGCGCGGCTGACTTGTTCGAGGTTGGTTTTAACCATTTCTTCAGAGCGAGGAACGACGCTTCTGGTGGCGACTTAGTCTTCTATCAACCTCATTCAGCTCCAGGCGTTTACGCTCGAGCCTTTCTTGAGGGGCGATTGGGAGAAGAGAACCTTCTGCATTACCGGCAGGAAATCACTGCTTCTAGCCAAGGAGTGCAAGGCTTATCCAGCTATCCACACCCTTGGTTAATGCCGGACTTCTGGCAATTTCCAACAGGGTCGATGGGTATCGGCCCAATTAGTTCGATTTTTCAAGCCCGATTCATACGGTATCTCCACAACCGAGATCTGTTAGACACCTCAGGCCGTAAAGTGTGGGGAGTTTTCGGTGATGGTGAGATGGATGAACCGGAAAGCATGTCTGCTCTTACTTTAGCTGCAAGGGAGGGTTTGGATAACCTGATCTGGGTGGTTAATTGCAATCTTCAGCGGTTAGATGGGCCGGTGCGTGGCAACGGGCGAATCATTGACGAGCTGGAGGCATTGTTTGTTGGGGCTGGCTGGAATGTCATAAAACTGGTTTGGGGATCTGATTGGGACGGGCTTTTCGCCCGCGATACGGACGGAAGCCTGGTGCGAGCCCTTTCGGAAACCGTTGACGGGCAGTTCCAAACTTTTGCGGCGAAAGATGGACGTTACAACAGAGATCATTTCTTTGGTCAAAACGAAGCATTGGCAAAGCTTGCCCAAGGTCTCACAGACGAGCAAATCGACCGGCTGAAACGAGGCGGCCACGATATGGTGAAGATCTATGCCGCCTACCATGCTGCTTCAGTTCATAAGGGTCAACCTACGGTGATTCTTGCCCAGACCAAAAAAGGTTATGGGATGGGCGAAGCCGGCCAAGGGAAGATGACCACTCATCAGCAGAAGAAGTTAGATCGCGAAGCACTTATTGGTTTTAGAAACCGATTTAATCTTCCTCTTACTGATGAGCAGGTCGAGACTCTATCGTTCTACAAACCTGCCGATGATAGCCGCGAAATACGCTATCTCCTTGAGCGTCGGCAAAGCCTCGGGGGCTACACACCTAGCCGGCAAACGGATGTCCCTGTAGTCGCGGTACCCGGACTGGATGTGTATGGAAGCTTTGCCACCAAAGCGGAAGGCAAAGAAATGTCCACAACCATGGCATTCGTCAGGATGCTTAGCGGCTTGCTAAAAGATCCTGTCCTGGGGCGACGAGTAGTTCCCATTGTGGCAGACGAAGCTCGGACATTCGGGATGGCAAATCTCTTCAAGCAAATCGGTATCTATTCCAGCGTCGGTCAGCATTATGAGCCTGAGGACATTGGCTCCATCCTGAGCTATCGGGAGGCGCTGGATGGGCAAATACTCGAAGAGGGCATCAGCGAGGCCAGTGCCATTAGCTCTTGGGTAGCAGCGGCAACCAGTTATGCCACTCATGGGTTGCCCATGTTGCCGTTCTACATCTATTACTCAATGTTCGGTTTTCAGCGAGTAGGTGATCTCATTTGGGCAGCTGCTGACCAAAGGGCTAGAGGCTTCCTGCTAGGAGCCACGGCAGGCCGCACAACCCTGGGAGGAGAAGGTCTGCAGCATCAAGATGGCAATAGCCATTTGATGGCTGCTCTGGTGCCAAACTGCCGAGCTTACGACCCAGCATTCGCGGGGGAGTTTGCCGTAATTCTCGACCATGGCATGCGTCAGATGCTGGAGAAACAGGTTGATGAGTTTTATTACGTCACCCTTATGAATGAAAACTATGCTCAGCCTAACCTTCCGAATGATGTTGAGAAAGACATCATTAAAGGTATGTACCTCTTCTCAGAACACAAGTGTGGAGCAGAATCTAACCAAGTTCGGCTGCTCGGATCTGGAACTATCCTGCGCGAAGTGATGGCTGCAGCCGAACTACTAAACGCTGATTGGCAGGTTAGTTCAGAAGTTTGGAGTGTGACTAGCTTTACAGAGCTCGCAAGGAATGCCAGGGGCGTAGAGCGTTGGAATAGGCATCACCCAGAAAATGAACAGAAAACCAGCCACGTTAGTACGTGCCTGCCGAAGGGGAGCCCAATCATTGCCGCGACCGATTACGTACGAGCGCTGCCACAACTGATTGGCACCTATGTTGAGGATCACTACGTCGTGCTGGGCACCGATGGTTTTGGACGCAGTGATACTCGAACGGCTTTACGCAAATTTTTTGAAGTCGACCGTCATCAAATAGTCTTGAGCGCGCTGTCGGCCCTTGTTCGCGAAGGAAAGCTTAGTGCCGACGTCTGCTCTCGTGCGATTGAGAAGTACGACATCATATTTGACGAAAAAGCCCCTTGGGAATGTTGA
- the livG gene encoding high-affinity branched-chain amino acid ABC transporter ATP-binding protein LivG, producing the protein MTKNLLEVSNLQMRFGGLLAVDQINFSVRKNEVFSVIGPNGAGKTTVFNCISGFYKPAAGSVVLDGVHIEGLPSHAVAEKGLVRTFQNIRLFKDLTVLENLLVAQHSQIKTGLLQGLFATPSYRKAEHEALKNAAAWLHRLGLTSVANRGAGTLPYGHQRLVEIARCMITKPRLLMLDEPAAGLNPQEKIELAKLIDSLRTDFGISVLLIEHDMSLVMEVSDRILVMEYGRAIATGLPLEIQNDPRVIKAYLGEE; encoded by the coding sequence ATGACTAAAAATCTACTGGAAGTTTCAAACTTGCAGATGCGTTTTGGTGGGCTGCTAGCTGTTGATCAGATAAACTTTTCCGTTCGCAAGAATGAAGTGTTTTCAGTCATTGGCCCTAACGGTGCAGGGAAGACCACAGTATTTAACTGTATTAGCGGTTTTTATAAGCCAGCGGCCGGAAGTGTTGTGTTGGATGGCGTGCATATTGAGGGACTTCCGAGTCATGCTGTTGCGGAAAAAGGTCTGGTCAGAACCTTCCAAAATATTCGCCTTTTCAAGGATCTTACGGTGCTTGAAAACCTTCTTGTCGCTCAACATAGTCAGATAAAAACTGGTTTGTTGCAGGGGCTTTTTGCTACCCCAAGCTACCGTAAAGCGGAGCATGAAGCCCTAAAAAATGCAGCAGCGTGGCTTCATCGGCTTGGTTTGACATCCGTTGCCAACCGAGGGGCTGGCACACTCCCCTATGGTCACCAGCGGTTGGTTGAAATCGCACGCTGCATGATCACGAAACCCCGCCTCCTAATGTTGGACGAGCCAGCTGCAGGGCTGAATCCCCAGGAGAAGATCGAACTTGCGAAGCTTATAGATAGCTTGCGAACTGATTTCGGTATATCGGTATTGCTGATTGAGCACGATATGAGTCTCGTCATGGAGGTTTCAGATCGAATACTGGTTATGGAGTATGGCCGAGCAATTGCTACGGGTTTGCCCCTAGAGATTCAGAACGATCCGCGCGTTATCAAGGCCTATTTGGGGGAAGAGTGA
- a CDS encoding LysR family transcriptional regulator, translating into MNRNDLRRVDLNLLIVFETLMHERSVTRAAEKLFLGQPAISAALSRLRGLFDDPLFVRTGRSMEPTARAVEIFALLSPALDSISTAVSRAAEFDPATSTTVFRIGLSDDVEFALLPMLLKRLRAEAPGIVLVVRRVNYLLMPNLLASGEISIGVSYTTDLPANAKRKVLRRSQPKLLRADTVPGALSLDDFCARPHALVSFAGDLSGFVDEELEKQGRKRHVVLAVPQFNGLGTLLAGTDILATVPDYTAEALTAAGGLRAENPPLPTRTFELHMAWRGSQDNDPGERWLRSRIQMFFGDPESL; encoded by the coding sequence ATGAATCGTAATGACCTGCGTCGTGTCGACCTGAACCTGTTGATCGTGTTTGAAACCCTGATGCACGAACGCAGCGTAACCCGTGCCGCCGAGAAGCTGTTCCTCGGCCAACCGGCCATCAGCGCGGCCCTTTCGCGCCTGCGGGGGCTGTTCGACGACCCTCTGTTCGTGCGCACCGGACGCAGCATGGAACCGACCGCCCGCGCGGTGGAAATCTTCGCCCTGCTCTCCCCAGCCCTGGACTCGATCTCCACGGCCGTGAGCCGCGCAGCCGAGTTCGACCCTGCTACCAGCACCACGGTATTTCGCATCGGCCTGTCGGATGACGTCGAATTTGCCCTGTTGCCCATGCTGCTCAAGCGCCTGCGCGCCGAGGCACCGGGCATTGTCCTGGTGGTGCGCCGGGTCAACTACCTGTTGATGCCCAACCTGCTGGCCTCAGGAGAAATTTCCATTGGCGTCAGCTACACCACCGACCTGCCGGCCAATGCCAAGCGCAAAGTGCTGCGCCGCAGCCAGCCCAAGCTGCTGCGCGCCGACACCGTGCCCGGTGCACTGAGCCTGGACGACTTCTGCGCCCGCCCCCATGCGCTGGTGTCGTTTGCCGGCGACCTCAGTGGCTTCGTCGATGAAGAGCTGGAGAAACAAGGTCGCAAACGCCACGTGGTGCTCGCCGTACCGCAGTTCAACGGCCTGGGCACCCTGCTGGCCGGCACCGACATCCTCGCCACCGTACCGGACTACACCGCCGAAGCCCTGACCGCCGCCGGCGGCCTGCGCGCCGAAAACCCACCGCTACCAACCCGCACCTTCGAGCTGCACATGGCCTGGCGCGGGTCCCAGGATAACGATCCGGGGGAGCGTTGGTTGCGGTCGCGGATTCAGATGTTTTTTGGCGATCCTGAGAGTCTTTAG
- a CDS encoding Lrp/AsnC family transcriptional regulator has product MNIPKVKIDATDRRILAALQRDARLSSAELAELVSLSASPCWRRVKRLEEIGLVRGYHASINTEMLGYAITAFVQVSLDQKDTAHMKAFEESITSFEQVIACHCVSGVYDYQLTVLATDLAEFSEFARKNINGFSSVKDVCTSFVVKEIKAPVNLMVG; this is encoded by the coding sequence ATGAATATTCCGAAAGTAAAGATAGATGCCACTGATCGCCGCATTTTGGCTGCGCTCCAGAGAGATGCAAGGCTTTCGAGTGCGGAGCTTGCTGAGTTGGTGTCACTGAGCGCATCTCCATGCTGGCGACGGGTCAAAAGACTTGAGGAAATAGGTCTTGTACGTGGCTACCATGCAAGCATTAATACCGAAATGCTTGGGTACGCTATTACTGCCTTTGTACAGGTCTCCTTAGATCAAAAGGATACTGCCCATATGAAGGCGTTCGAGGAGTCGATAACTTCTTTTGAACAGGTTATAGCCTGTCACTGTGTTTCAGGTGTTTATGATTACCAGTTGACTGTATTGGCAACTGATTTGGCTGAATTCAGTGAGTTTGCAAGAAAGAATATAAATGGTTTTTCAAGTGTTAAAGATGTCTGTACCTCCTTTGTCGTAAAGGAAATTAAAGCGCCAGTGAATTTGATGGTCGGGTAG
- the livH gene encoding high-affinity branched-chain amino acid ABC transporter permease LivH, with amino-acid sequence MSNLLPQFIQQLANGLTLGSIYALIAIGYTMVYGIIGMINFAHGEIYMIGAYIGLVTITAIGVTAGYPLPLVLGGALLVSVAVTGLYGFAVERIAYRPLRGGPRLVPLISAIGMSIFLQNYIQIGHGSRDISVPALVSGAVEFQLAGSFFDITIPYSRVMIFGATFVLMVALTLFIAYSRMGRACRACSEDMRMANLLGIDTNRVISFTFILGAMLAAVGGVLIALAIGKLSPFIGFIAGIKAFTAAVLGGIGSIPGAMLGGILLGLVETFAAAYLPAEYKDVVAFALLILILLFRPTGLLGKTNVEKV; translated from the coding sequence ATGAGTAACTTACTTCCCCAGTTTATCCAACAGTTAGCCAATGGGCTAACTTTGGGTTCGATATATGCACTAATAGCAATTGGTTATACTATGGTGTACGGAATTATCGGCATGATTAATTTCGCACACGGCGAGATCTATATGATTGGCGCATATATAGGACTTGTTACCATAACGGCGATCGGGGTCACGGCGGGTTACCCTTTGCCTTTGGTGCTCGGAGGTGCACTTTTGGTGTCTGTCGCTGTAACGGGTTTGTATGGTTTTGCAGTCGAGCGAATTGCCTATCGGCCGCTACGTGGAGGGCCAAGACTTGTTCCATTGATCTCGGCTATTGGTATGTCAATTTTTCTGCAAAATTACATCCAGATTGGCCATGGATCTCGGGATATATCCGTGCCAGCGTTGGTGTCGGGTGCTGTAGAGTTTCAACTGGCTGGGAGTTTTTTTGATATAACTATCCCATATTCAAGAGTCATGATATTTGGTGCTACTTTTGTGCTGATGGTTGCTTTGACTCTTTTTATTGCCTATTCCCGTATGGGGCGAGCATGTCGCGCTTGTTCTGAAGATATGCGTATGGCCAATCTTCTAGGGATTGATACTAATCGAGTCATTTCGTTTACCTTCATATTGGGCGCAATGTTGGCTGCGGTAGGAGGGGTTTTGATTGCATTGGCGATAGGCAAGCTAAGTCCGTTTATTGGTTTTATTGCAGGTATAAAAGCGTTCACAGCTGCAGTATTAGGGGGTATTGGTAGCATTCCAGGTGCGATGCTTGGCGGAATACTTTTGGGCTTGGTGGAAACATTTGCAGCAGCTTACTTGCCCGCGGAGTACAAAGATGTTGTTGCCTTCGCTTTGTTGATTTTGATTCTCCTCTTCCGGCCTACGGGTCTGCTGGGAAAAACTAACGTCGAGAAGGTGTAA